One window from the genome of Nocardioides panaciterrulae encodes:
- a CDS encoding response regulator transcription factor yields the protein MSALLLLTSALQPSVEVLPGLALLGHQVRILPAEGSALLEAPGADLLLVDGRQDLAHARDLCRLIRTTGSDAPVLLVVTEGGLSVVAHDWGMDDVVLHTCGPAELEARIRLAIGRLAAARSAGDPESHVIRSGEVVVDDATYTAKVSGRPLDLTFKEFELLKFLAQHPGRVFSRQQLLQEVWGYDYFGGTRTVDVHVRRLRAKLGPENEHLIGTVRNVGYRFVLPAKEKEASRDAAGAAARETQKA from the coding sequence ATGAGCGCCCTCTTGCTGCTCACCAGCGCGCTGCAACCCTCCGTCGAGGTGCTGCCCGGCCTCGCCCTGCTCGGGCACCAGGTCAGGATCCTGCCCGCCGAGGGCAGCGCCCTGCTCGAGGCGCCCGGCGCCGACCTGCTGCTCGTCGACGGCCGCCAGGACCTCGCCCATGCCCGCGACCTGTGCCGGCTGATCCGTACGACGGGCTCCGACGCGCCGGTGCTGCTCGTGGTCACCGAGGGCGGGCTGTCCGTGGTCGCCCACGACTGGGGCATGGACGACGTCGTCCTGCACACCTGCGGCCCGGCCGAGCTCGAGGCCCGGATCCGGCTGGCGATCGGCCGGCTGGCCGCGGCCCGGTCCGCCGGCGACCCGGAGTCGCACGTCATCCGCTCGGGTGAGGTGGTGGTCGACGACGCGACGTACACCGCGAAGGTGAGCGGCCGGCCGCTGGACCTGACCTTCAAGGAGTTCGAGCTGCTGAAGTTCCTCGCCCAGCACCCGGGGCGGGTCTTCTCGCGGCAGCAGCTGCTGCAGGAGGTGTGGGGCTACGACTACTTCGGCGGCACCCGCACCGTCGACGTGCACGTGCGCCGGCTGCGCGCCAAGCTCGGGCCGGAGAACGAGCACCTGATCGGGACGGTGCGCAACGTGGGCTACCGGTTCGTGCTGCCGGCCAAGGAGAAGGAGGCGTCCCGGGACGCCGCTGGTGCTGCGGCGCGGGAGACGCAGAAGGCCTGA
- a CDS encoding MoaD/ThiS family protein, with product MERPTPTAEVPETTGPAATGTVHVHYWAAAKAAAGVAGDELQVDGPLTLAEVVRRVLALHSGSKLPQVLAICSALVGDRPVGASDPAEVTVEPGQTVEFLPPFAGG from the coding sequence ATGGAGCGCCCCACGCCGACCGCCGAGGTTCCTGAGACGACCGGCCCCGCCGCGACGGGCACCGTCCACGTGCACTACTGGGCGGCGGCGAAGGCCGCGGCCGGGGTCGCCGGCGACGAGTTGCAGGTCGACGGCCCGCTCACGCTGGCCGAGGTCGTACGCCGGGTCCTGGCGCTCCACTCCGGCTCGAAGCTGCCGCAGGTGCTGGCCATCTGCTCGGCGCTGGTCGGGGACCGGCCGGTCGGCGCGAGCGACCCTGCGGAGGTCACGGTCGAGCCCGGGCAGACCGTGGAGTTCCTGCCGCCCTTCGCCGGCGGCTGA
- a CDS encoding Hsp20/alpha crystallin family protein: MLLRTTDPFRDFDRLTQQLLGTTNRPAVMPMDAWREGDSFVIEFDLPGVAKESIDLDVERNVLTVRAERVARNGDWEMLASERPRGVFSRQLVLGDNLDLDRIEAAYEGGVLRLVVPVAERAKPRKIEIGTGADPGRTAIEA; this comes from the coding sequence ATGTTGCTGCGCACCACCGACCCGTTCCGCGACTTCGACCGCCTGACCCAGCAGCTCCTCGGCACCACCAACCGTCCCGCGGTGATGCCGATGGACGCCTGGCGCGAGGGCGACTCGTTCGTCATCGAGTTCGACCTGCCCGGCGTGGCGAAGGAGAGCATCGACCTCGACGTCGAGCGCAACGTGCTGACCGTGCGCGCCGAGCGGGTCGCGCGCAACGGCGACTGGGAGATGCTCGCCAGTGAGCGCCCGCGCGGCGTCTTCAGCCGCCAGCTGGTGCTCGGCGACAACCTCGACCTCGACCGGATCGAGGCGGCCTACGAGGGCGGCGTGCTGCGCCTGGTCGTGCCGGTCGCCGAGCGGGCCAAGCCGCGCAAGATCGAGATCGGCACCGGTGCCGACCCCGGCCGGACCGCGATCGAGGCCTGA
- a CDS encoding MerR family transcriptional regulator — MPEDHSRGVFAISVAAEMVSMQVQNLRVYERRGLLEPDRTTGGTRLYSRADIETLHRIRDLLADGLNLAGIARVLELEAEVARLRHQNARLRASAGMPGRG; from the coding sequence ATGCCCGAGGACCACAGCCGCGGGGTCTTCGCGATCTCGGTGGCCGCCGAGATGGTCTCGATGCAGGTGCAGAACCTGCGCGTCTACGAGCGCCGCGGCCTCCTCGAGCCGGACCGCACCACCGGCGGCACCCGCCTCTACAGCCGGGCCGACATCGAGACCCTGCACCGGATCCGCGACCTGCTGGCCGACGGCCTCAACCTCGCCGGCATCGCCCGGGTGCTCGAGCTCGAGGCCGAGGTGGCCCGGCTGCGGCATCAGAACGCCCGGCTGCGCGCCTCCGCAGGTATGCCGGGCCGCGGCTGA
- a CDS encoding sugar nucleotide-binding protein, with protein sequence MSAELTLDQSPIPGLVVLRLPLHGDSRGWFKENWQREKMQALGLPDFGPVQNNVSFNGSRGTTRGIHAEPWDKFVSITTGRVFAAWVDLREGDSFGTVFHMEIDPSVAVFVPRGVGNSYQALEDATAYTYLVNEHWRPGITYPALDLADPTCAVPWPIPLAEAEVSEKDRSNPRLDAVKPMPPKRALVVGARGQLGRALLAELPDADAVDLDELDVGDAEAVAAWPWHEYELVLNAAAYTAVDPAETPEGRVAAWRANATAVAHLARAAREHRLTLVHVSTDYVFDGTAEVHTEDEPLSPLGVYGQTKAAGDLVAATAPRHYLLRTSWVVGDGGNFVRTMAGLADRGVSPGVVDDQVGRLTFTTELVRAIRHLLDVGAPYGTYNVTNGGPATSWADVAREVFRLRGRSADDVAAVSTEEYGRGKGLAPRPRCSTLALDKLQATGFEPEDAFVALRRYVASLG encoded by the coding sequence ATGTCGGCCGAGCTGACCTTGGACCAGTCACCGATCCCGGGGCTGGTCGTCCTCCGCCTGCCGCTGCACGGCGACTCCCGCGGCTGGTTCAAGGAGAACTGGCAGCGGGAGAAGATGCAGGCCCTCGGCCTTCCCGACTTCGGCCCGGTCCAGAACAATGTGTCGTTCAACGGCTCCCGGGGGACTACTCGTGGCATCCACGCGGAGCCGTGGGACAAGTTCGTGTCGATCACCACCGGGCGGGTCTTCGCCGCCTGGGTCGACCTGCGCGAGGGCGACTCGTTCGGCACCGTCTTCCACATGGAGATCGACCCGTCCGTGGCTGTGTTCGTGCCTCGCGGCGTCGGCAACTCCTATCAGGCGCTCGAGGACGCGACCGCCTACACCTATCTGGTCAACGAGCACTGGCGGCCCGGCATCACCTACCCCGCCCTCGACCTGGCGGACCCGACCTGCGCCGTGCCCTGGCCGATCCCGCTCGCGGAGGCCGAGGTCTCCGAGAAGGACCGCAGCAATCCGCGCCTGGACGCCGTCAAGCCGATGCCACCCAAGCGCGCCCTCGTGGTCGGCGCCCGCGGCCAGCTCGGCCGGGCGCTGCTGGCGGAGCTCCCGGACGCGGACGCGGTCGACCTCGACGAGCTCGACGTCGGGGACGCGGAGGCGGTGGCGGCGTGGCCGTGGCACGAGTACGAGCTGGTGCTCAACGCGGCGGCGTACACCGCCGTCGACCCCGCCGAGACCCCCGAGGGCCGGGTGGCGGCCTGGCGGGCCAACGCCACCGCGGTCGCCCACCTCGCCCGGGCGGCGCGCGAGCACCGGCTGACGCTGGTGCACGTCTCGACCGACTACGTCTTCGACGGCACCGCCGAGGTGCACACCGAGGACGAGCCGCTCTCGCCGCTCGGTGTCTACGGCCAGACCAAGGCGGCGGGCGACCTGGTCGCGGCCACCGCGCCGCGGCACTACCTGCTGCGCACCTCGTGGGTGGTCGGCGACGGCGGCAACTTCGTGCGGACGATGGCCGGTCTCGCCGACCGCGGCGTCTCCCCCGGCGTGGTCGACGACCAGGTCGGCCGGCTCACCTTCACCACCGAGCTGGTGCGCGCGATCCGGCACCTGCTCGACGTCGGCGCGCCCTATGGCACCTACAACGTCACCAACGGCGGCCCGGCCACCTCGTGGGCCGACGTGGCGCGGGAGGTGTTCCGGCTGCGCGGGCGGTCCGCCGACGACGTCGCCGCGGTGAGCACCGAGGAGTACGGCCGCGGCAAGGGGCTGGCACCGCGGCCGCGGTGCAGCACGCTCGCGCTGGACAAGCTGCAGGCGACCGGCTTCGAACCCGAGGACGCCTTCGTCGCGCTGCGGAGGTACGTCGCCTCGCTGGGCTGA
- the rfbB gene encoding dTDP-glucose 4,6-dehydratase yields MQRILVTGGAGFIGSNFVHHLVEKTEATVTVLDKLTYAASRESLAGLPDDRVRLVVGDVADAATVEPLVAEHDAVVHYAAESHNDNSLRDPSPFVQTNLVGTFTLLEAVRKAGVRYHHISTDEVYGDLELDDPGRFTEATPYNPSSPYSSTKAGSDLLVRAWVRSFGVRATISNCSNNYGPWQHVEKFIPRQITNVIDGGRPKLYGAGQNVRDWIHADDHSSAVWTILTDGRIGETYLIGADGELNNLDVVRMILKHFGRPEDDFDHVNDRAGHDLRYAIDSTKLRTELGWQPRFGDFAAGLARTIEWYEQHRDWWAPQKSAVEAAYAAKGQ; encoded by the coding sequence GTGCAACGAATTCTGGTTACCGGGGGCGCCGGGTTCATCGGCTCGAACTTCGTCCACCACCTCGTGGAGAAGACCGAAGCGACCGTCACCGTCCTGGACAAGCTGACCTACGCCGCGAGCCGCGAGTCGCTCGCAGGCTTGCCCGACGACCGAGTCCGTCTCGTGGTCGGCGACGTCGCCGACGCCGCTACGGTCGAGCCGTTGGTGGCCGAGCACGACGCGGTCGTGCACTATGCGGCCGAGTCGCACAACGACAACTCGCTGCGCGACCCCTCGCCGTTCGTGCAGACCAACCTGGTCGGCACGTTCACGCTGCTGGAGGCGGTCCGCAAGGCGGGGGTGCGCTACCACCACATCTCCACCGACGAGGTGTACGGCGACCTCGAGCTGGACGACCCGGGGCGGTTCACCGAGGCCACGCCGTACAACCCCTCCTCCCCCTACTCCTCCACCAAGGCCGGCTCCGACCTGCTGGTGCGGGCCTGGGTGCGCAGCTTCGGGGTGCGCGCGACGATCTCGAACTGCTCCAACAACTACGGGCCCTGGCAGCACGTCGAGAAGTTCATCCCCCGCCAGATCACCAACGTCATCGACGGCGGCCGACCCAAGCTCTACGGCGCCGGGCAGAACGTGCGCGACTGGATCCACGCCGACGACCACTCCTCGGCGGTGTGGACGATCCTCACCGACGGGCGGATCGGCGAGACCTACCTGATCGGCGCCGACGGCGAGCTGAACAACCTCGACGTGGTGCGGATGATCCTCAAGCACTTCGGCCGCCCCGAGGACGACTTCGACCACGTCAACGACCGCGCCGGCCACGACCTGCGCTACGCGATCGACTCGACCAAGCTGCGCACCGAGCTGGGCTGGCAGCCGCGCTTCGGCGACTTCGCGGCCGGGCTGGCGCGGACCATCGAGTGGTACGAGCAGCACCGCGACTGGTGGGCGCCGCAGAAGTCCGCGGTCGAGGCGGCGTACGCGGCGAAGGGGCAGTGA
- the rfbA gene encoding glucose-1-phosphate thymidylyltransferase RfbA has product MRGIILAGGTGSRLHPITQGISKQLVPIYDKPMIYYPLSTLMLAGIREVLVITTPHESEAFQRLLGDGSQFGIEIDYAVQPSPDGLAQAFTIGEDHIGDDSVALVLGDNIFYGAGLGLHLRRFRDIVGAAVFGYHVSDPRAYGVVEFDADGKALSLEEKPEQPRSHYAVPGLYFYDNTVVKRAEQLKPSARGELEITDLNRLYLQEGLLQVEVMPRGVAWLDTGTVDDMNDASNFVRAIENRQGTKIGAPEEIAWRMGWLSDDQLRERAEALLKSGYGANLLQLLELR; this is encoded by the coding sequence ATGCGAGGGATCATCCTGGCCGGCGGCACGGGTTCACGACTGCACCCGATCACGCAGGGCATCAGCAAGCAGCTCGTCCCGATCTACGACAAGCCGATGATCTACTACCCGCTGTCGACGCTGATGCTGGCGGGCATCCGTGAGGTGCTGGTCATCACCACGCCGCACGAGTCCGAGGCGTTCCAGCGGTTGCTGGGGGACGGCTCGCAGTTCGGCATCGAGATCGACTACGCGGTCCAGCCGAGCCCCGACGGTCTCGCCCAGGCGTTCACGATCGGAGAGGACCACATCGGCGACGACAGCGTCGCGCTGGTGCTGGGCGACAACATCTTCTACGGCGCGGGCCTCGGCCTGCACCTGCGCCGGTTCCGCGACATCGTCGGTGCCGCGGTCTTCGGCTACCACGTGTCCGACCCTCGGGCGTACGGCGTCGTCGAGTTCGACGCCGACGGCAAGGCGCTGTCACTGGAGGAGAAGCCGGAGCAGCCCCGCAGCCATTACGCGGTGCCCGGGCTCTACTTCTACGACAACACGGTCGTGAAGCGCGCCGAGCAGCTCAAGCCCTCGGCCCGTGGCGAGCTGGAGATCACCGACCTGAACCGGCTCTACCTGCAGGAGGGCCTGCTCCAGGTCGAGGTGATGCCCCGCGGCGTGGCGTGGCTGGACACCGGGACCGTCGACGACATGAACGACGCCAGCAACTTCGTCCGCGCTATCGAGAACCGCCAGGGCACCAAGATCGGCGCGCCCGAGGAGATCGCCTGGCGGATGGGCTGGCTCAGCGACGACCAGCTTCGGGAGCGCGCAGAGGCGCTCCTGAAGAGCGGCTACGGCGCGAACCTGCTGCAGCTGCTCGAGCTCCGCTGA
- a CDS encoding phosphomannose isomerase type II C-terminal cupin domain: protein MVPLESEERPWGSWHVIDVNHGYKIKRIHVNPGCRLSYQTHAHRSEHWVVVFGVATCTIDDEVIVAGPGHSVDVPLGAKHRLANEGEQELVIVEVQHGAYTGEDDIERLEDDYGR, encoded by the coding sequence ATGGTCCCGTTGGAGTCCGAGGAGCGGCCGTGGGGCTCGTGGCACGTCATCGACGTCAACCACGGCTACAAGATCAAGCGCATCCACGTGAACCCCGGCTGCCGGCTGTCCTACCAGACCCATGCCCACCGCTCCGAGCACTGGGTGGTGGTCTTCGGGGTGGCCACCTGCACGATCGACGACGAGGTGATCGTCGCCGGGCCCGGGCACTCGGTCGACGTGCCGCTGGGCGCGAAGCACCGGCTGGCCAACGAGGGCGAGCAGGAGCTGGTCATCGTCGAGGTCCAGCACGGCGCGTACACCGGCGAGGACGACATCGAGCGTCTCGAGGACGACTACGGGCGGTAG
- a CDS encoding HNH endonuclease signature motif containing protein, translating into MANPSAPIAHPLLACAERLVADIDEVRGISPALMSPSDKEATLVRLNQALAELRALLLQVLAASDDVAEQTGDRDPAAWLTQHCRGRRGADRHALKLARLLDQRWHRVAEAFAGGAVNEAQADTIVAALEALPSSVGSEIHEKAELHLIELAAHHGPEDLERLGRRILDLVAPEIADEEDKRRLEAEERNARRRTFLELRNRPDGTTDLRGRVPRAIGDRLRGDLESFTSPRHRESAPLTETTPEGEVEKLPYDRRLGEAFCAMIERLPAEVLPQHGGTATSMVITVDKDDLISGLGHATLATGAEISIGEARRQACTAGILPAVLGGDSVLLDLGRTKRLFDKSQRIAMTLRDRECRAEGCHVPAAWTEAHHKRRWFDGGDTNLADGVLLCSWHHHRAHDDRYLVKYLPNGDARFRRRT; encoded by the coding sequence ATGGCCAACCCCTCGGCTCCGATCGCACACCCGCTGCTGGCGTGTGCCGAGCGACTGGTGGCCGACATCGACGAGGTCCGCGGGATCAGCCCGGCCCTGATGTCTCCCTCCGACAAGGAGGCGACCCTGGTCCGGCTGAACCAGGCCCTGGCGGAGCTGCGGGCGCTGCTCCTCCAGGTGCTCGCGGCCTCCGACGACGTCGCCGAGCAGACCGGCGACCGCGACCCCGCCGCGTGGCTCACCCAGCATTGCCGCGGACGCCGAGGAGCAGACCGGCACGCGTTGAAGCTCGCCCGCCTCCTCGACCAGCGCTGGCACCGGGTGGCCGAGGCATTCGCCGGTGGCGCGGTCAACGAGGCCCAGGCGGACACGATCGTGGCCGCGCTGGAGGCCTTGCCGAGCAGCGTCGGCTCCGAGATCCACGAGAAGGCCGAGCTCCACCTGATCGAGCTCGCCGCCCACCACGGCCCGGAGGACCTGGAGCGGCTCGGGCGCCGGATCCTCGACCTGGTCGCGCCGGAGATCGCCGACGAGGAGGACAAGCGCCGGCTCGAGGCCGAGGAGCGCAACGCGCGGCGGCGTACCTTCCTCGAGCTGCGCAACCGGCCCGACGGCACCACCGACCTCCGCGGCCGGGTGCCGCGAGCCATCGGTGACCGCCTGCGGGGCGACCTGGAGTCGTTCACCTCGCCGCGCCACCGGGAGTCGGCGCCCCTTACCGAGACCACGCCCGAGGGTGAGGTCGAGAAGCTGCCGTACGACCGGCGGCTCGGCGAAGCCTTCTGCGCGATGATCGAGCGGCTGCCCGCCGAGGTGCTCCCCCAGCACGGCGGCACCGCCACCAGCATGGTGATCACCGTGGACAAGGACGACCTGATCTCCGGCCTCGGCCACGCGACGCTCGCCACCGGCGCCGAGATCAGCATCGGCGAGGCACGACGGCAGGCCTGCACCGCGGGGATCCTGCCCGCGGTGCTCGGCGGGGACTCCGTCCTCCTCGACCTGGGCCGGACCAAGCGGCTCTTCGACAAGAGCCAGCGGATCGCGATGACCCTGCGCGACCGGGAGTGCAGGGCCGAGGGCTGTCACGTGCCTGCCGCCTGGACCGAGGCGCACCACAAGCGGCGATGGTTCGACGGCGGAGACACCAACCTGGCGGACGGCGTGCTGCTCTGCTCGTGGCACCACCATCGGGCCCACGACGACCGCTACCTCGTGAAGTACCTGCCCAACGGTGACGCCAGGTTCCGACGGCGGACGTAG
- a CDS encoding thioredoxin family protein, producing MSAGAWVLIVAVVAALAFGLYRAATDGRFRGTHRVGAATPEPSIAEPTDSPGAAGPAQSAGPSVKDLLATTGLDLGLGERATLLQFSSAFCAPCRATRRILADVAAVVPGVTHVEVDAEHHLEAVRALGVLRTPTTLVLDARGAEVARAAGAPRKEQVLSTLADVTA from the coding sequence ATGAGCGCAGGAGCCTGGGTGCTGATCGTCGCCGTCGTCGCCGCACTGGCCTTCGGCCTCTACCGCGCCGCCACCGACGGTCGGTTCCGCGGCACCCACCGGGTGGGTGCCGCGACGCCGGAGCCCAGCATCGCCGAGCCCACCGACAGCCCGGGAGCGGCGGGGCCGGCGCAGTCGGCCGGTCCGTCGGTCAAGGACCTGCTCGCCACCACCGGTCTCGACCTCGGGTTGGGGGAGCGCGCCACCCTCCTGCAGTTCTCCTCCGCCTTCTGCGCGCCCTGCCGCGCCACCCGCCGGATCCTCGCCGACGTCGCCGCCGTCGTCCCCGGGGTGACCCATGTCGAGGTCGACGCCGAGCACCACCTCGAGGCGGTCCGCGCCCTCGGCGTGCTCCGCACCCCGACCACGCTGGTCCTGGACGCCCGCGGCGCCGAGGTCGCCCGGGCCGCCGGTGCGCCGCGCAAGGAGCAGGTGCTCTCGACGCTGGCCGACGTCACTGCTTGA
- a CDS encoding DUF4395 domain-containing protein: MSTLSPTRPQPVGQAAGRVDPRGQQFAAAVTSVVLAVVLLSAPSPVAVTLLGVQALLFAIGAGLGVRHTPHALVFRSLIRPRLGAPKELEDAAPPRFAQTVGLAFSVVGLAGFLTGLTAVGLVATGLALVAALLNAVFGFCLGCELYLLTKRVARA, from the coding sequence ATGTCCACCCTCAGTCCCACCCGCCCGCAGCCGGTCGGCCAGGCCGCCGGCCGGGTCGACCCCCGCGGCCAGCAGTTCGCCGCCGCGGTCACCTCGGTCGTGCTCGCGGTCGTGCTGCTCTCGGCGCCGAGCCCGGTGGCGGTCACGCTGCTCGGCGTACAGGCGCTGCTGTTCGCGATCGGTGCCGGCCTCGGCGTCCGGCATACGCCGCACGCGCTGGTGTTCCGGAGCCTGATCCGCCCGCGCCTCGGGGCGCCGAAGGAGCTCGAGGACGCGGCGCCGCCGCGGTTCGCCCAGACCGTCGGGCTGGCGTTCAGCGTCGTCGGCCTCGCCGGCTTCCTGACCGGCCTGACCGCGGTCGGCCTCGTCGCCACCGGGCTGGCCCTGGTCGCCGCCCTGCTCAACGCGGTCTTCGGCTTCTGCCTGGGCTGCGAGCTCTACCTGCTCACCAAGCGCGTCGCGCGCGCCTGA
- a CDS encoding sulfurtransferase: MSRENTLVIAQWVEDHLNDPKVVLVEVDEDTTAYDKGHIKGAIKLDWTTDLQDQVRRDFVNKAQFEALLSDRGVANDDTVVLYGGNNNWFAAYAYWYFKLYGHQDVKLLDGGRKKWELDSRELVDELPTREKTSYVAQEQDSSIRAFRDEVVEAIGTQNLVDVRSPDEYAGRLMAPAHLPQEQAQRAGHIPTAANVPWSKAANDDGTFKSDDDLKKIYSEAGVDWSKDTIAYCRIGERSSHTWFVLKELLGQENVKNYDGSWTEYGSLVGVPVVLGDEKGEA, from the coding sequence ATGAGCCGCGAGAACACGCTCGTCATCGCCCAGTGGGTGGAGGACCACCTGAACGACCCGAAGGTCGTGCTGGTCGAGGTGGACGAGGACACCACCGCCTACGACAAGGGCCACATCAAGGGCGCCATCAAGCTCGACTGGACCACCGACCTGCAGGACCAGGTCCGCCGCGACTTCGTCAACAAGGCCCAGTTCGAGGCGCTGCTCTCCGACCGCGGCGTCGCCAACGACGACACCGTGGTGCTCTACGGCGGCAACAACAACTGGTTCGCCGCCTACGCCTACTGGTACTTCAAGCTCTACGGCCACCAGGACGTCAAGCTGCTCGATGGCGGCCGCAAGAAGTGGGAGCTGGACTCCCGCGAGCTGGTCGACGAGCTGCCGACCCGCGAGAAGACCTCCTACGTCGCGCAGGAGCAGGACTCCTCGATCCGCGCCTTCCGCGACGAGGTCGTGGAGGCGATCGGCACGCAGAACCTGGTCGACGTGCGCAGCCCCGACGAGTACGCCGGGCGGCTGATGGCCCCGGCCCACCTCCCGCAGGAGCAGGCCCAGCGTGCCGGCCACATCCCGACCGCGGCCAACGTCCCGTGGAGCAAGGCGGCCAACGACGACGGCACCTTCAAGTCGGACGACGACCTGAAGAAGATCTACAGCGAGGCCGGTGTCGACTGGAGCAAGGACACCATCGCCTACTGCCGCATCGGCGAGCGCTCCTCGCACACCTGGTTCGTGCTCAAGGAGCTGCTCGGCCAGGAGAACGTGAAGAACTACGACGGCTCGTGGACCGAGTACGGCTCGCTCGTCGGCGTGCCGGTCGTCCTGGGCGACGAGAAGGGTGAGGCCTGA
- a CDS encoding DUF1416 domain-containing protein — MCGATAGGLSLDGVNVAKEAVVQGQVTRDGAPVGNAYVRLLDRTGEFTAEVPTSATGHFRFFAGPGEWTLRTLAPKADPVDRKVHAAVGNVAEVAVAI; from the coding sequence ATGTGCGGAGCAACTGCCGGCGGGCTGTCGCTGGACGGCGTCAACGTCGCCAAGGAGGCGGTCGTGCAGGGTCAGGTGACCCGCGACGGCGCGCCGGTCGGCAACGCCTACGTGCGGCTGCTCGACCGCACCGGTGAGTTCACCGCCGAGGTTCCGACCTCGGCCACCGGCCACTTCCGGTTCTTCGCCGGGCCGGGGGAGTGGACGCTGCGCACCCTGGCTCCCAAGGCCGACCCGGTGGACCGCAAGGTGCACGCCGCGGTCGGCAACGTCGCCGAGGTCGCCGTCGCCATCTGA
- a CDS encoding isocitrate/isopropylmalate dehydrogenase family protein — MRLAVISGDGIGPELVDSALEVLTAVSSLEGFALEVVHQPGGAEHFLRTGEPLSADELDRLRGADAILKGPVGLPHVRRADGTEGGLLGGVLRRGLDTFANVRPVRLLPGVQGPTRHAPEDIDYVIVRENTEGLYLSRGAGVATPAAASDQLMITRDGTRRVVVFAFELARQRARARAVPARLTCVDKSNVLRSYALFRAVFEEIAADYPDVETDCLYADAAAHELVARPRRFDVLVMENFLGDVLSDLGAATAGGLGMCGSANIGAEHAYFEPIHGSAPAIAGQDRANPVSQILSAAMMLAHLGMEEAAARVQRAVESAFSDGAVVLDEAGSPTAGTRATTSAIVERLVSG, encoded by the coding sequence ATGAGGCTCGCCGTCATCTCCGGGGACGGGATCGGGCCGGAGCTCGTCGACAGTGCCCTGGAGGTGCTGACGGCGGTCTCCTCACTCGAGGGCTTCGCCCTCGAGGTGGTCCACCAACCGGGTGGCGCGGAGCACTTCCTCCGCACGGGCGAGCCGCTGAGCGCCGACGAGCTGGACCGGTTGCGCGGGGCCGACGCCATCCTCAAGGGTCCCGTCGGCCTGCCGCACGTGCGGCGGGCCGACGGGACCGAGGGCGGCCTGCTCGGCGGCGTACTCCGACGCGGGCTCGACACGTTCGCCAACGTCCGTCCGGTGCGCCTGCTGCCCGGGGTGCAGGGGCCCACGCGGCACGCGCCGGAGGACATCGACTACGTGATCGTCCGCGAGAACACCGAGGGGCTCTACCTCTCGCGTGGCGCCGGCGTGGCCACCCCCGCCGCCGCCTCGGACCAGCTCATGATCACCCGGGACGGGACCCGCCGCGTGGTGGTCTTCGCGTTCGAGCTCGCGCGCCAGCGGGCCCGGGCTCGAGCTGTGCCGGCCCGCCTGACCTGTGTCGACAAGAGCAACGTGCTGCGCAGCTATGCGCTGTTCCGGGCCGTCTTCGAGGAGATCGCCGCGGACTACCCGGATGTCGAGACCGATTGCCTGTACGCCGACGCTGCCGCGCACGAGCTGGTAGCCCGGCCACGGCGCTTCGACGTGCTCGTCATGGAGAACTTCCTCGGCGACGTGCTGAGCGACCTCGGTGCGGCGACCGCAGGCGGCCTGGGCATGTGCGGGTCGGCCAACATCGGCGCGGAGCACGCGTACTTCGAGCCGATCCACGGCAGCGCCCCCGCCATCGCAGGACAGGACCGCGCGAACCCGGTCTCGCAGATCCTCAGCGCCGCCATGATGCTCGCGCACCTGGGCATGGAGGAGGCCGCGGCGCGCGTGCAGCGCGCCGTGGAGTCCGCCTTCAGCGACGGTGCGGTGGTCCTCGACGAGGCGGGCTCGCCGACCGCGGGCACGCGCGCCACGACGAGCGCGATCGTCGAGCGGCTGGTGTCCGGCTAG